In one Candidatus Nealsonbacteria bacterium genomic region, the following are encoded:
- a CDS encoding S41 family peptidase, producing the protein MIRLNKRKLNLFFLVIVIFAVFGLGFWTGENQVVCDVCPPEDINFSLFWEAYHKLQEKFVDKEKIDIQKIIYGAISGMVKSLEDPYTVFLPPEDTKKFKEDVEGVFEGVGMEIGIRKGQVQVIAPLEGTPAQKAGLRAGDKIIKVNDILTMDLTIDEVVSLIRGPRGTEVLLTIYREDWGETQEVGIVRGVIEVPSLKWELLTSQGEAGGKDVDIAYIKLYQFSRKAALDFRKASFEILDSPAKKIILDLRNNPGGLLVIAQDIAGWFLESGELVVIEDFRNGNRIEYKSYGNGTFLDYKIVILINEGSASGSEILAGALRDNRDILLIGKKSFGKGSVQELEDLRGGSSLKITIAKWLTPKGQLITGSGLEPDIRVEMSSEDYDEGRDPQLDKAVEVIKNL; encoded by the coding sequence ATGATTCGTTTAAATAAAAGAAAACTGAATTTATTTTTTTTGGTTATTGTAATTTTCGCTGTTTTTGGGCTTGGATTTTGGACAGGAGAAAATCAGGTAGTTTGTGATGTTTGTCCTCCAGAAGACATTAATTTTTCTCTTTTTTGGGAAGCTTATCATAAATTGCAAGAGAAATTTGTAGATAAAGAAAAGATTGATATCCAGAAAATCATTTACGGGGCTATTTCCGGTATGGTGAAATCTTTAGAAGACCCTTACACTGTCTTTCTTCCTCCAGAAGATACAAAAAAATTTAAAGAAGATGTTGAAGGAGTTTTTGAAGGAGTTGGGATGGAAATAGGTATTAGAAAAGGCCAAGTACAGGTAATAGCTCCTTTAGAGGGAACTCCTGCCCAGAAAGCAGGATTAAGAGCAGGCGACAAGATTATAAAGGTTAATGATATTCTAACTATGGATTTAACTATTGATGAAGTGGTTAGTTTAATTAGAGGGCCCAGAGGAACCGAAGTCCTTTTAACAATTTATCGGGAAGATTGGGGCGAAACCCAAGAAGTTGGAATAGTAAGGGGAGTAATTGAAGTTCCTTCTTTAAAATGGGAACTGCTTACCTCGCAAGGCGAAGCCGGCGGGAAAGATGTTGATATTGCTTATATAAAACTTTATCAATTTAGCAGAAAGGCAGCTCTTGACTTTAGAAAAGCTAGTTTCGAAATATTAGATAGTCCGGCAAAAAAAATAATTTTGGATTTAAGAAATAATCCTGGCGGCTTGTTGGTAATAGCCCAAGATATTGCAGGTTGGTTTTTAGAAAGTGGAGAGCTTGTTGTTATTGAAGATTTTAGAAATGGAAACAGGATAGAATATAAAAGCTATGGAAATGGAACATTTTTGGATTATAAGATTGTGATTTTGATAAACGAGGGTTCAGCTTCTGGTTCTGAGATTTTAGCTGGAGCTTTAAGAGATAATCGTGATATATTATTAATCGGAAAGAAGTCTTTTGGTAAAGGGTCGGTTCAAGAATTGGAGGATTTAAGAGGAGGTTCAAGTTTGAAAATTACAATTGCAAAATGGCTTACTCCCAAAGGACAACTTATTACAGGGAGCGGCTTGGAACCTGATATTAGAGTAGAAATGAGTAGTGAAGATTATGATGAAGGAAGAGATCCTCAATTAGATAAGGCTGTTGAAGTAATTAAAAATTTATAG
- the rplI gene encoding 50S ribosomal protein L9, which translates to MRVIFLKDVENVGKKYEVKEVKNGYARNFLIPQGLVEPATEDALKKLELQKEIEEKKAEEELKKVQGLANSIDGQEITIPVKVGEEGQLFESITSQKIYEKLKKIGFDIKKKQIELEKPIETLGEFPVKIKFEHNLEAEITLIVIEET; encoded by the coding sequence ATGCGGGTTATATTTCTTAAAGATGTTGAGAATGTAGGAAAAAAATATGAAGTAAAAGAGGTAAAAAATGGCTATGCCAGGAATTTTTTGATTCCTCAAGGGTTGGTGGAACCGGCCACGGAAGATGCTTTAAAAAAATTAGAACTTCAAAAAGAAATAGAAGAAAAAAAAGCAGAAGAAGAGTTAAAAAAGGTTCAAGGATTAGCAAACAGTATTGATGGTCAAGAAATTACAATTCCTGTTAAAGTCGGTGAAGAAGGTCAGCTTTTTGAATCAATTACTTCCCAAAAAATTTACGAAAAACTAAAAAAGATAGGTTTTGATATTAAAAAGAAACAAATTGAGCTTGAAAAACCAATTGAAACCTTAGGAGAGTTTCCGGTTAAAATTAAATTTGAGCATAATTTAGAAGCAGAAATAACTTTAATTGTTATAGAAGAGACATAA
- a CDS encoding CTP synthase, translated as MARYIFVVGGVMSGVGKGVATASIGRILKSRGFKITAIKIDPYINVDAGTMNPIEHGEVFVMDDGTECDQDVGNYERFLDEILTTDNYITTGRVYQTVIRRERNLEYGGRCVEVVPDIPNEVISRIKRAGRKNRADFTLIEIGGTVGEYQNMLFLEAGRMMKLKNPEDVIFILVSYLPIPSTIGEMKTKPTQTAAKILNEAGIQPDIILGRAEVPLDEPRKRKISIFCNIQKEDVISAPDTESIYEVPLSYEVENLGNKILKKFGLRPRKRRLKEWRKLVNVIKTAKKKIKIGIVGKYFKTGDFTLMDSYISVIEAIKHAAYFFGRKPEIFWLSAEKYKRTSGSVKELKNYDGIIVPGGFGNRGTEGKIKAIEFVRKNKIPFLGLCLGMQLAVVEFARNVCGFKNANSTEFSKTTKYPVIDVIPEQKALLREKSYGGTMRLGAYKCKLKKDTKSFKAYGGQRYIFERHRHRHELNNTFRKTLEKKGLVIAGVNPERDLVEIIEVKEHPFFVATQFHPEFKSTPLRPHPLFRDFIRASISKRRR; from the coding sequence ATGGCACGATATATTTTTGTAGTCGGCGGTGTAATGTCCGGCGTCGGCAAAGGAGTAGCTACTGCCTCCATAGGAAGAATCTTGAAGTCCAGGGGTTTTAAAATCACTGCTATCAAAATAGACCCTTATATTAATGTCGATGCCGGAACAATGAACCCCATAGAACATGGGGAAGTTTTTGTTATGGATGATGGCACGGAATGCGACCAAGATGTTGGAAATTACGAAAGATTTTTAGATGAAATCTTAACAACAGATAATTATATAACAACGGGAAGGGTTTACCAAACCGTAATTAGACGGGAAAGAAATTTAGAATACGGAGGTCGATGTGTTGAGGTAGTTCCTGATATTCCAAATGAGGTTATTTCGAGAATTAAGAGAGCAGGCAGAAAAAATAGAGCTGATTTCACTTTAATTGAGATTGGGGGGACAGTAGGTGAATATCAGAATATGTTATTTTTGGAGGCTGGCAGAATGATGAAATTAAAAAATCCTGAAGATGTAATTTTTATTTTGGTTTCTTATTTACCAATTCCCAGCACTATTGGAGAAATGAAAACTAAACCTACTCAAACAGCAGCCAAAATTTTAAATGAAGCGGGAATCCAGCCAGACATCATTTTAGGTAGAGCTGAAGTTCCTTTAGATGAGCCGAGGAAAAGGAAAATCTCAATTTTCTGTAACATACAGAAAGAAGATGTTATTTCAGCCCCTGATACTGAATCAATCTATGAAGTTCCACTTAGTTATGAGGTAGAAAATTTAGGAAATAAAATTTTAAAAAAATTTGGTTTAAGACCAAGAAAACGACGCTTAAAAGAATGGAGAAAATTAGTAAACGTTATCAAGACTGCCAAAAAAAAGATTAAAATCGGCATAGTTGGGAAATATTTTAAAACAGGAGATTTTACTTTAATGGATTCTTACATTTCAGTAATTGAAGCGATAAAACACGCAGCTTATTTCTTTGGCAGGAAACCTGAAATTTTTTGGTTGTCAGCAGAAAAATATAAGAGAACTTCTGGCTCCGTAAAAGAACTTAAAAATTACGACGGTATAATTGTTCCCGGCGGTTTTGGAAATAGAGGAACGGAAGGAAAAATAAAAGCAATTGAGTTTGTTAGAAAAAATAAAATTCCCTTTTTAGGGCTTTGTTTGGGAATGCAATTGGCGGTAGTTGAATTTGCCAGAAATGTTTGCGGTTTTAAAAATGCGAACTCCACTGAGTTTTCAAAAACAACTAAATATCCTGTAATAGATGTGATACCAGAGCAAAAAGCACTTTTGAGGGAAAAAAGCTATGGTGGAACAATGAGATTGGGTGCTTATAAATGTAAACTTAAAAAAGACACCAAAAGTTTCAAGGCATATGGAGGACAAAGATATATTTTTGAGCGTCACCGTCATCGCCATGAATTAAATAATACTTTCCGAAAAACCTTAGAGAAAAAAGGTTTGGTTATTGCAGGTGTCAATCCAGAAAGAGATTTGGTTGAGATAATTGAGGTTAAAGAGCATCCTTTCTTTGTAGCTACTCAATTTCATCCAGAGTTTAAATCAACTCCGTTAAGACCCCATCCCTTATTTAGAGATTTTATTAGGGCTTCTATTAGCAAAAGAAGAAGGTAG
- a CDS encoding NAD(P)/FAD-dependent oxidoreductase, which translates to MKNQKVAIIGAGICGLYLAQKLSERGFEVTVFEKNKKIGKETCSGLFSERILDYVPDSKNLIENQIEYALLRFPKKTIRINFSKKFFVMKHAELDKLVSSLAEKSGAKIIFNKKIDSFPKGFDKIIGCDGATSQTRKLLKLKNPQFRLGIQGFIFKKDFSSFVETWPTEYGFLWKIPRGEEIEYGIIEKRDRAKKIFNEFLEEKKIDLKNINSALIPQGLIIPSNLKITLCGDSTGLTKPWSGGGVIWGLKAADILLKNFPDFLKYKKELKKDFLPKIIFSKTAIALTYFFGFKTYYLLPKSIKIESDFLL; encoded by the coding sequence ATGAAAAATCAAAAAGTAGCAATTATTGGAGCTGGAATATGCGGGCTTTATTTGGCTCAAAAACTATCTGAAAGAGGTTTTGAAGTAACTGTATTTGAAAAGAATAAAAAGATTGGAAAGGAGACCTGTTCTGGACTTTTTTCTGAAAGAATTTTAGATTATGTACCGGATAGCAAAAACTTAATTGAAAACCAGATAGAATATGCTCTTTTACGTTTTCCTAAAAAAACAATAAGAATTAATTTTTCAAAAAAATTTTTTGTGATGAAGCACGCTGAGTTGGATAAATTAGTTTCATCCTTAGCTGAAAAAAGTGGAGCTAAAATTATTTTTAATAAAAAAATTGATTCTTTTCCCAAAGGATTTGATAAAATAATAGGTTGTGACGGAGCTACTTCCCAGACTCGAAAACTTTTAAAATTAAAAAATCCTCAATTTCGTTTGGGAATTCAAGGATTTATTTTTAAAAAAGACTTTTCAAGCTTTGTTGAAACCTGGCCAACAGAATACGGCTTTTTATGGAAGATTCCGCGCGGAGAAGAAATAGAGTACGGTATAATCGAGAAAAGAGATAGGGCAAAAAAGATTTTTAACGAGTTTTTAGAAGAAAAAAAGATTGATTTAAAAAACATAAATTCAGCCCTTATTCCCCAAGGATTAATAATTCCCTCTAATCTTAAAATTACTCTCTGTGGCGATTCAACAGGTTTAACCAAACCTTGGTCAGGGGGCGGGGTAATTTGGGGACTGAAAGCAGCTGATATTTTGTTGAAAAATTTCCCAGATTTTTTAAAATATAAAAAAGAACTTAAAAAGGACTTTTTACCAAAAATTATTTTTTCAAAAACAGCCATCGCATTAACTTATTTCTTTGGTTTCAAAACTTATTATCTTTTACCTAAAAGCATTAAAATAGAAAGCGATTTTTTACTCTAA
- the uppS gene encoding di-trans,poly-cis-decaprenylcistransferase, protein MKKTPKHLGIILDGNRRWAKEKGLPVFEGHKKGLEKIKKVVEWCKEKGIKILTLFVFSTENWKRSKKEIDYLMGLVKKAMNVDLKEASKQGIKVRVIGERERLPKIVQKAIEKIERTTKKNKKITLNLALSYGGRGEIVQAVKNIVKKKVSVNKITEDLISKNLWASDLDMIIRTGKEQRISNFLIWQAAYAELYFFTKYWPDFSKRDLNIALLDYSRRQRRFGR, encoded by the coding sequence ATGAAAAAAACACCAAAACATTTAGGTATTATTCTTGATGGCAATCGAAGATGGGCAAAAGAGAAAGGTTTGCCTGTTTTTGAAGGACACAAAAAAGGATTGGAAAAGATAAAAAAAGTAGTTGAGTGGTGCAAGGAAAAAGGGATAAAGATTTTGACATTATTTGTTTTCTCAACCGAGAACTGGAAGAGGTCAAAAAAAGAAATTGATTATTTAATGGGGCTTGTGAAAAAAGCTATGAATGTTGATTTAAAAGAAGCTTCTAAACAAGGAATTAAAGTAAGAGTAATTGGAGAAAGAGAGAGGTTGCCAAAAATCGTTCAAAAAGCAATTGAGAAAATTGAGAGGACGACAAAAAAGAACAAAAAAATAACTCTGAATTTAGCTTTAAGTTACGGGGGTAGGGGAGAGATTGTTCAAGCCGTAAAAAACATAGTAAAAAAGAAAGTTTCTGTTAATAAAATTACAGAAGATTTAATCTCGAAAAATCTTTGGGCATCTGATTTAGATATGATTATAAGAACGGGTAAAGAACAGCGTATTTCTAATTTTTTAATATGGCAGGCAGCTTATGCCGAACTTTATTTTTTTACAAAATACTGGCCGGATTTTAGTAAAAGGGATTTAAATATAGCTCTTTTAGATTATTCTCGAAGGCAAAGAAGATTTGGGAGATAA
- a CDS encoding undecaprenyl-diphosphate phosphatase encodes MWTYVFLGIIQGIFEWFPISSEGIVALSSQFLVKNINPIDIALFLHLGTVFAVLIYFRKDWKEVFMLRNYKLLRFLIISTLVSLVIGYPLYNVVKNVIIGNSLLLIMGFGLLLTAYFHKTKRGFKTDFNKLAIITGFLQGLAVVPGLSRSGSTIFGLSLGESKPSEVLKVSYIMSVPVILVSSVYLFLKNPVFLVEGWPALISSFLIGIFSLHFLIKLAQKINFFKFALIFSFLCFLGAVIGFIV; translated from the coding sequence ATGTGGACTTACGTTTTTTTGGGAATAATTCAGGGAATATTTGAGTGGTTTCCAATTTCAAGTGAAGGAATTGTAGCTTTGAGCAGTCAATTTTTAGTTAAAAATATTAATCCCATTGATATAGCTTTGTTTTTACATTTAGGAACTGTTTTTGCAGTTCTAATTTATTTTAGAAAAGATTGGAAAGAGGTTTTTATGTTAAGGAATTATAAGCTGTTGCGTTTTTTAATAATATCCACCCTTGTTTCTTTAGTAATAGGATATCCGCTTTATAATGTAGTTAAAAATGTGATTATTGGAAACAGTCTTTTGTTGATTATGGGTTTTGGTTTATTATTAACAGCTTATTTCCATAAAACAAAGAGAGGTTTTAAAACAGATTTTAACAAATTAGCAATAATTACAGGATTTTTGCAAGGTTTGGCAGTAGTTCCGGGATTATCGAGGTCAGGTTCTACTATTTTTGGTTTATCTCTGGGAGAATCCAAACCCTCAGAGGTATTAAAGGTTTCTTATATAATGTCAGTACCCGTGATTTTAGTTTCAAGCGTTTATTTATTTTTGAAAAATCCTGTTTTTCTTGTTGAAGGATGGCCAGCTTTAATCTCCAGCTTTTTAATAGGTATTTTTAGTTTACATTTTTTGATAAAACTTGCTCAAAAGATAAATTTTTTCAAATTTGCCCTAATTTTCAGTTTCCTTTGCTTTTTGGGAGCTGTGATAGGATTTATAGTTTAG
- a CDS encoding adenylosuccinate synthase — MKKVVPSTIIVGAQWGDEGKGKIVDFLAERIDIVVRYNGGCNAGHTVKVGNKVFKLHLIPSGVVQRKIAVIGNGVVIDPKVLVEEVESLKNEGIKLNLLISYKAHVTMPYHKIFDKRKEAKRKEVKIGTTGRGIGPTYADKMKRTEAIRILDLVSEQFSEKLLRILELKVLELLEFGLIKNKDELEDYRQKIIKEYSLYIEKIKEFVFDTSLFLNKSLDEGRTILFEGAQGSLLDVDHGTYPFVTSSNTTAGAACTGTGVGPKRIDKVIGIAKAYTTRVGFGPFPTELSNDIGEFLREKGKEYGTTTGRPRRCGWLDTVILKYAKRINSLDELVLTKLDVLSGIKKLKICTAYELKGKVIKEFPTSISALEKCKPLYIELDGWKELDGNELKEILRKGFKALPKNAKTYVNKIKELVGIPITIISVGPEREETIVLKD; from the coding sequence ATGAAAAAAGTCGTTCCCTCCACAATTATTGTTGGTGCTCAGTGGGGTGATGAAGGTAAGGGAAAAATAGTTGATTTTCTCGCCGAAAGAATAGATATAGTTGTGAGATACAATGGTGGATGTAATGCAGGACATACCGTAAAAGTTGGTAATAAAGTATTCAAACTTCATCTTATACCTTCAGGCGTAGTCCAAAGAAAAATAGCAGTAATAGGTAATGGTGTAGTGATAGACCCAAAGGTTTTAGTAGAGGAGGTAGAATCATTAAAAAATGAAGGAATTAAGTTAAATTTATTGATAAGTTATAAGGCGCATGTAACTATGCCATACCATAAAATTTTTGATAAGAGAAAAGAAGCAAAGAGAAAAGAGGTAAAAATAGGGACTACGGGAAGGGGGATAGGTCCTACTTACGCTGACAAAATGAAGAGAACTGAAGCAATAAGAATTTTAGATTTAGTCTCTGAACAGTTCAGTGAAAAACTATTAAGGATACTCGAGTTAAAAGTCTTGGAATTGCTCGAGTTTGGATTAATAAAAAACAAAGATGAGTTGGAAGATTACAGACAAAAAATAATCAAAGAATACTCATTATACATAGAAAAAATAAAAGAATTTGTTTTTGATACATCTTTATTTCTTAATAAATCCTTAGACGAAGGTAGAACTATTTTATTTGAAGGAGCTCAGGGCTCTTTATTAGACGTTGACCATGGAACATATCCTTTTGTTACATCTTCCAACACAACAGCAGGTGCTGCTTGCACAGGTACTGGAGTGGGACCAAAAAGAATAGATAAAGTAATAGGAATTGCTAAAGCTTATACCACTCGAGTAGGTTTTGGACCTTTTCCTACGGAGTTAAGTAATGATATTGGAGAGTTTTTAAGAGAAAAAGGGAAAGAATATGGAACAACAACCGGGAGGCCAAGAAGATGCGGCTGGTTAGATACAGTAATTTTAAAGTACGCAAAGAGAATAAATAGTTTAGACGAATTAGTATTAACTAAGTTAGATGTACTGAGCGGAATAAAAAAATTAAAGATATGTACGGCCTATGAGCTGAAGGGAAAAGTTATAAAAGAATTTCCAACATCCATCAGTGCATTAGAAAAATGTAAACCTTTATACATTGAGTTAGATGGATGGAAAGAGCTTGATGGGAATGAGTTGAAAGAAATTTTGAGAAAAGGTTTTAAAGCCCTGCCTAAAAATGCAAAAACCTATGTGAACAAAATAAAAGAACTCGTCGGCATACCAATAACGATAATTTCTGTTGGTCCAGAGAGGGAGGAAACAATAGTATTAAAAGATTAA
- a CDS encoding ABC transporter ATP-binding protein, translated as MLKVFKRFYQFLFNYKKAFIAFVFVLTIATILQNLTPYIYKLLVDAIPSGNYQFLLKLIILFACIRIGANLLNTLSFYLGDKALIPAGRDARIKIFRRVQDLDFAFHVNKSTGSLISAFKRGDNAFFSLFHNLNIHVSKIVISSLVVLFFFIQITPSIALLMLLVFVGNTFISWRLIKFNIRKREIFNKVEDRISAIITDNLINYETVKFFAQEKKEEKRLKKEFKDWLDKLWGYANSFRLMDITIGILSNLGMLAILWIVVQKLMMGEISTGDLVMVFSFTTGFYLRFFDLLFSLREIAKDYADIQRYFSILDNEILIKDPKKPVKIKEVKGEIRLEEVTFDYPDGKKGVLKNINLYIKPGNSIAFVGRSGVGKTTIIRLLLRFYDVTKGKILIDGINIRNFTKSQLRSFIGIVPQEPILFNNTIGFNISYGNPRAKKTDIIKATKMANLYNFIESLPLKYKTQVGERGIKLSGGQKQRLAIARMILTNPKIIIFDEATSNLDSESEVLIQNALWKIAKNRTVLIIAHRFSTLRKADKIIVLEESQIAETGSHDELMKKKGLYSYLWHLQFKYETERDIELLE; from the coding sequence ATGCTCAAAGTATTTAAAAGATTTTATCAGTTTTTATTTAATTACAAAAAGGCCTTTATTGCCTTCGTTTTTGTGTTGACTATTGCGACAATATTACAAAATCTTACACCCTACATTTACAAACTTTTGGTAGACGCCATCCCATCGGGAAACTATCAATTCCTTTTAAAACTTATCATTTTATTTGCCTGTATCAGAATCGGAGCTAATCTTTTAAATACTTTAAGTTTCTACCTGGGAGATAAAGCTCTTATTCCGGCTGGCAGAGATGCAAGAATTAAAATCTTTAGACGCGTTCAGGATTTAGATTTTGCTTTTCACGTCAATAAAAGTACAGGTTCTTTGATTAGTGCTTTTAAAAGAGGTGATAATGCCTTTTTTAGTCTTTTTCATAACTTAAACATTCACGTATCTAAAATCGTAATCAGTTCCCTGGTTGTTTTGTTTTTCTTCATCCAAATCACACCTTCTATTGCTTTGTTAATGCTTTTAGTTTTTGTTGGTAATACTTTTATTAGTTGGCGTTTGATTAAATTTAATATAAGAAAAAGGGAGATATTCAATAAAGTTGAAGACAGAATCTCCGCGATTATTACTGATAATTTAATAAACTATGAGACTGTTAAATTTTTCGCTCAAGAGAAAAAAGAAGAAAAACGTTTAAAAAAAGAATTCAAAGACTGGTTAGATAAACTTTGGGGATATGCAAATAGTTTTCGCTTAATGGATATTACAATTGGTATCTTATCCAACCTGGGCATGTTAGCTATTCTTTGGATTGTTGTGCAGAAACTGATGATGGGTGAAATCAGCACAGGAGACCTGGTAATGGTCTTTAGTTTTACCACCGGTTTTTATCTCCGTTTTTTTGACCTATTGTTTAGTTTAAGAGAAATTGCCAAAGATTATGCTGATATCCAACGTTATTTTTCAATTCTTGACAACGAAATCTTAATTAAAGACCCTAAAAAGCCAGTTAAAATAAAAGAAGTTAAGGGAGAAATCAGGCTTGAAGAAGTAACTTTTGATTATCCTGATGGGAAAAAAGGTGTTTTAAAAAACATTAATCTATATATTAAACCTGGTAACTCTATTGCCTTTGTAGGTCGTTCCGGAGTCGGAAAAACAACCATTATCCGTCTTTTATTACGATTTTATGACGTTACTAAAGGGAAAATATTAATTGATGGAATTAATATTCGTAATTTTACTAAAAGTCAACTTCGTTCTTTTATTGGAATTGTCCCTCAAGAACCAATACTTTTTAACAACACAATCGGTTTTAATATTTCTTACGGTAATCCTCGGGCAAAAAAAACAGATATTATAAAAGCTACCAAAATGGCAAACCTTTATAACTTTATTGAGAGTTTGCCTTTAAAATATAAAACCCAGGTAGGTGAAAGAGGAATTAAACTTTCCGGAGGCCAAAAGCAACGCTTGGCTATTGCCAGAATGATTTTAACTAACCCAAAAATTATTATTTTTGACGAAGCCACCAGTAATTTGGATTCTGAATCAGAGGTTCTAATTCAAAATGCTTTATGGAAAATTGCTAAAAACAGAACTGTTTTAATTATTGCCCATCGTTTTTCAACACTCAGGAAAGCTGACAAAATTATTGTCTTAGAGGAAAGTCAAATTGCTGAAACAGGCTCACATGATGAATTAATGAAAAAGAAAGGTCTTTATTCTTATCTCTGGCATCTTCAATTTAAATATGAAACAGAGCGAGATATAGAATTGTTAGAATAA
- a CDS encoding DNA-3-methyladenine glycosylase: MKKKNKKLTRSFYTKSTLEVAKKLLGKYIVRKVGRKKLSGKIIEIEAYIGPQDKASHAYGGKVTPRNKAEYLIGGHIYIYLVYGMYWQLNISTYKAGKPECVLIRALDSNLKTLASGPGKLCQYLKLDKSFYGEDLIKSKRIWLENRGVNIKPSQIVAAKRVGIDYAGSYWANKKWRFLLKDDEFPKLKN, translated from the coding sequence ATGAAAAAGAAAAACAAAAAATTAACCAGAAGTTTTTACACTAAATCGACTTTAGAGGTGGCGAAAAAGCTTTTAGGTAAATACATTGTTAGAAAGGTTGGAAGGAAAAAGCTATCTGGTAAAATTATAGAAATAGAAGCTTATATTGGACCTCAAGATAAAGCCTCCCATGCTTACGGAGGCAAAGTTACTCCTCGCAATAAAGCAGAATATTTAATTGGTGGCCACATTTATATTTATTTGGTTTATGGAATGTATTGGCAGTTAAATATTTCAACATATAAAGCAGGAAAACCAGAATGTGTTTTAATTAGAGCATTAGATTCAAATCTAAAAACTTTAGCCTCAGGTCCCGGAAAACTTTGTCAATATTTAAAATTGGATAAATCATTTTACGGTGAAGACCTAATTAAAAGCAAAAGGATTTGGCTGGAAAATAGGGGAGTAAATATTAAACCATCTCAGATTGTAGCTGCAAAAAGAGTGGGTATTGATTATGCTGGTTCTTATTGGGCAAATAAAAAATGGCGATTTTTACTAAAAGACGATGAATTCCCTAAGTTGAAAAATTAG
- the lexA gene encoding repressor LexA produces the protein MKKKNITKRQKEVLQIIYDNIKDFGFPPSFSELKEGLGISSNQSLLDFFTVLERKDLIIREEGSARGIRILKKGYKAISARPLAPIVGSTSAGEFIEAIEEIDAWIPLSKDTEIISDNVIVTRIIGNSMIGAGIEDGDLVLFKKTNEFSSGDIVLAQTPDGTTVKRFISQDKPPYQFLKPENPKYKIILFTDEMEMIGKMIKKL, from the coding sequence ATGAAGAAAAAAAATATTACTAAAAGACAAAAAGAGGTATTACAGATAATTTACGATAATATAAAAGATTTCGGTTTTCCTCCTTCCTTTAGTGAATTAAAAGAAGGGTTGGGTATATCCTCGAATCAATCACTTTTAGATTTTTTTACAGTATTGGAAAGAAAAGACCTGATTATTAGAGAAGAAGGTTCAGCCCGGGGTATTAGAATTCTCAAAAAGGGATACAAAGCAATCAGTGCCAGGCCCTTGGCTCCGATAGTTGGTAGTACTTCAGCAGGTGAGTTTATTGAAGCTATAGAAGAAATTGATGCTTGGATACCTTTATCAAAAGATACAGAAATCATTTCTGATAATGTAATCGTCACAAGAATTATTGGAAACTCAATGATAGGGGCCGGTATCGAAGATGGGGATTTGGTTTTATTCAAAAAAACAAATGAGTTTTCCTCTGGAGATATTGTTTTGGCCCAGACTCCTGATGGCACTACTGTTAAACGATTTATTTCTCAAGACAAACCCCCGTATCAGTTTTTAAAGCCGGAAAATCCTAAATATAAAATTATTCTTTTTACTGATGAAATGGAAATGATTGGTAAAATGATTAAAAAATTATAA
- a CDS encoding restriction endonuclease — MNKWVKKSINLANSRGYLDRLFEVYPIEMGAIRGLPKGTKAKVKNVLKTKNKLHLIETLLKLSKFPIDDPYIASLRRHPHLLKKNPKTIKRIGKRLLSMGLGTILKLVAKPKSPSRQLGHSFKNWLLTKKYPFLKENEFKETNKVAFLEGSDKKLKEFVINELKIRSLKRRPDFILKTKNKFILGEAKFLTDYGGTQNNQFDGALTMTKIKRDKIIGIAVLDGIAWFKSNSYMYKTLNKLNRIAISALLLEEFIKKGP; from the coding sequence ATGAATAAATGGGTTAAAAAAAGCATAAATTTAGCTAATTCTCGGGGATATCTCGATAGACTTTTTGAGGTCTATCCTATTGAAATGGGAGCAATTAGAGGCTTACCTAAAGGAACAAAAGCAAAGGTTAAGAATGTGCTTAAGACTAAAAATAAATTACATTTAATAGAAACTCTTTTAAAATTATCTAAATTTCCAATAGACGATCCCTATATTGCTTCTTTGAGAAGACACCCCCACTTATTAAAGAAAAACCCTAAAACAATCAAAAGAATTGGCAAAAGATTATTGTCGATGGGTTTGGGTACTATATTAAAGTTAGTCGCTAAACCAAAATCACCATCAAGGCAGCTTGGTCATAGTTTTAAAAATTGGTTGTTAACAAAAAAATATCCATTTCTAAAAGAGAATGAATTTAAAGAAACCAATAAAGTAGCATTTTTAGAGGGAAGTGATAAAAAATTAAAAGAGTTCGTCATTAATGAGTTAAAAATTAGAAGTTTAAAAAGAAGACCAGACTTTATATTGAAAACAAAGAATAAATTTATCCTTGGAGAAGCTAAATTTTTAACTGATTATGGTGGAACACAAAATAACCAGTTTGATGGAGCTTTAACAATGACAAAAATCAAAAGAGATAAAATTATAGGCATTGCTGTATTAGATGGTATTGCGTGGTTTAAAAGTAATTCTTATATGTATAAAACGCTAAACAAGTTGAATAGAATAGCAATAAGTGCGTTATTGTTGGAAGAATTTATTAAAAAGGGACCATGA